The Anguilla anguilla isolate fAngAng1 chromosome 4, fAngAng1.pri, whole genome shotgun sequence genome has a window encoding:
- the farp2 gene encoding FERM, ARHGEF and pleckstrin domain-containing protein 2 isoform X3, with protein sequence MGEIEGSYRVLQTPGTRLGAQRNAGISTLEPGQNLSTAMARGKKGQGNGLHIRVQGLDEAQEFYDVETKADGQMLLSEVFKRCNLIESDYFGLEFMTMKMNWAWLEPMKLIVKQVRRPPNTTFRLSVKFFPPDPGQLQEENTRYLFALQVKRDLIEGRLICSDSTAALVASHLVQSEIGDYDDMADREFLKMNKVLPNQEALQDKIMELHRRHLGQTPAESDFQVLEIARKLEMYGVRFHPAADREGTKINLSVAHMGLQVFQGNTKINTFNWSKIRKLSFKRKKFLIKLHLDAHGPHQDTLEFRMPNRDQCKMFWKNCVEYHSFFRLFDQPQPKSKAILFSRGSSFRYSGRTQKQLVDFVRDNGSRRTPYQRRNSRIHMSSRSLMTDVPKKNLSFSESLRVGASPSSVNFSFHSLHASSAPPRMEPPNQPTHQQLPARPPSPPKEDPIKAAPPPHYAFQGSPTDSPQLSPFDSKSPLCLSPSFQMSTLSLPGQAPSPLQSPVLSEVGSARLEEEEEGRRKRNPTDKAYFIAKEILTTERTYLKDLEVITVWFRSAVIKENAMPEGLMNLLFSNIDPIYEFHRGFLKEVEQRLALWEGRSNAHAKGDHQRVGDVMLRNMCALKEFTSYLQKHDEVLTELEKATKRLKKLEAVYKEFELQKVCYLPLNTFLLKPIQRLMHYKLILERLCRHYPATHSDHEDCKEALNEVTEMATQLQSSLIRLENFQKLTELQRDLIGVENLTDPGREFIREGCLYKLTKKGLQQRMFFLFSDMLLYTSKGVTATNQFKVHGQLPLYGMIVEENENEWSVPHCFTIYSAQRTIVVAASSKAEMGKWIQDLNMAIDMSKKSHEKSDLLMDPSLSNRSNTGSSDEVSLEQESEDDTHSSRSSLDKQTHHRANTTMHVCWHRNTSVSMSDHSLAVENQLSGYLLRKFKNSNGWQKLWVVFTNFCLFFYKTHQDDFPLASLPLLGYTVSTPAETDSILKEYVFKLQFKSHVYFFRAESEYTFERWMEVIKSAANATGRMSILIPSDPPEINGN encoded by the exons ACCAAGGCTGACGGTCAAATGCTCCTGTCCGAGGTGTTTAAAAGATGCAACCTCATCGAGAGCGACTACTTTGGCCTGGAGTTCATGACCATGAAGATGAACTGG GCTTGGCTGGAACCAATGAAGCTCATTGTGAAACAAGTGAGAA GGCCCCCGAACACAACCTTCAGGTtgtcagtcaagttctttccCCCCGACCCTGGCCAACTGCAGGAGGAGAACACCAG GTACCTGTTTGCCCTGCAGGTGAAGAGAGATCTTATCGAGGGCAGGTTGATCTGCTCGGACAGCACTGCGGCCCTCGTCGCCTCTCACCTGGTACAGT CGGAGATAGGTGATTATGACGACATGGCGGACAGGGAGTTCCTGAAGATGAACAAGGTGCTGCCAAACCAGGAGGCACTCCAGGACAAGATCATGGAGCTCCACCGCAGGCATCT GGGCCAGACTCCGGCCGAGTCAGACTTCCAGGTGCTGGAGATCGCTCGTAAGCTGGAGATGTACGGCGTACGGTTCCACCCGGCAGCTGACCGCGAGGGAACCAAGATCAACCTGAGCGTGGCTCACATGGGCCTGCAGGTGTTCCAG GGAAATACCAAAATAAACACGTTCAACTGGTCCAAGATCCGCAAGCTGAGCTTCAAGAGGAAAAAGTTCCTCATCAAGCTCCACCTGGACGCTCAC ggtcCCCACCAGGACACACTGGAGTTCCGGATGCCCAACCGAGACCAGTGCAAGATGTTCTGGAAGAACTGTGTGGAGTACCACTCATTCTTCCGCCTATTTGACCAACCACAGCCCAAATCCAAAGCCATCCTCTTCAGTAGAGGCTCCTCATTTAGATACAG TGGGAGGACTCAAAAGCAGCTGGTGGACTTCGTGAGAGACAATGGATCCCGGAGGACACCCTACCAGAG GAGGAACAGCAGAATCCACATGTCCTCTCGCTCCCTGATGACTGACGTGCCAAAGAAG AACCTGTCGTTCAGCGAGAGCCTCAGGGTCGGGGCCTCCCCTTCCTCGGTCAACTTCTCCTTCCACTCCTTGCACGCCTCCAGTGCCCCGCCCCGGATGGAGCCCCCGAACCAGCCCACCCATCAGCAGCTGCCAGCCCGCCCACCCAGCCCCCCAAAGGAGGACCCCATCAAGgccgcccccccacctcactACGCCTTTCAAG GGTCACCCACGGACAGCCCCCAGCTGTCACCCTTTGACTCCAAGAGCCCCCTCTGCCTCTCGCCCTCCTTCCAGATGTCCACGCTGAGCCTCCCCGGCCAGGCGCCCTCGCCCCTGCAGAGCCCCGTCCTGAGCGAGGTGGGCAGTgccaggctggaggaggaggaggagggtagGAGGAAG AGGAACCCTACTGACAAGGCCTACTTCATTGCCAAAGAGATACTGACCACGGAGAGGACGTATCTGAAAGACCTGGAGGTCATTACGGTG TGGTTCCGCAGCGCTGTGATTAAGGAGAACGCCATGCCCGAGGGCCTGATGAACCTGCTCTTCTCCAACATCGACCCCATCTACGAGTTCCATCGAGGGTTCCTCAAGGAGGTCGAGCAGAGGCTGGCTCTCTG GGAGGGGCGCTCTAACGCACACGCGAAAGGGGACCACCAGAGAGTTGGCGACGTGATGCTGAGGAACATGTGTGCTCTGAAG GAGTTCACCAGCTACCTGCAGAAGCACGATGAGGTGCTGACAGAACTGGAGAAGGCCACCAAGCGGCTGAAGAAGCTGGAGGCGGTCTACAaggagtttgagctgcagaagGTCTGCTACCTGCCCCTCAACACCTTCCTGCTCAAGCCCATCCAGCGCCTCATGCACTACAAGCTCATCCTGGAACGGCTGTGCAGACACTACCCCGCTACGCACAGCGACCACGAAGACTGCAAAG AGGCCTTGAACGAGGTGACTGAGATGGCCACCCAGCTCCAGAGCAGCCTGATCCGGCTGGAGAACTTCCAGAAACTGACGGAGCTGCAGAGGGACTTGATTGGGGTCGAGAACCTCACTGACCCAGGGAGG GAGTTTATCCGGGAGGGATGCCTGTACAAGTTGACAAAGAAGGGACTGCAACAGAGGATGTTTTTCCTG ttcTCAGACATGCTGCTGTACACCAGCAAAGGGGTGACTGCTACCAACCAGTTCAAAGTTCATGGCCAGCTGCCTCTTTACGGCATGATC GTGGAGGAAAATGAGAATGAGTGGTCCGTGCCCCACTGCTTCACCATCTACTCTGCGCAGAGGACCATCGTGGTGGCCGCCAG CTCCAAAGCAGAGATGGGGAAGTGGATCCAGGACCTGAACATGGCAATTGACATGTCCAAGAAGTCCCATGAAAAATCTGATCTCCTCATGGACCCCAGCCTGTCCAATCGCTCTAACA CAGGGTCGTCAGACGAGGTTTCTCTGGAGCAGGAGTCTGAGGATGACACGCACTCCTCCCGCAGTTCCCTGGACAAGCAGACACACCACCGTGCCAACACCACCATGCACGTGTGCTGGCACCGCAACACCAGTGTCTCCATGTCCGACCACAGCCTGGCCGTGGAg AACCAACTATCCGGGTACCTCTTGAGGAAGTTCAAGAACAGCAACGGCTGGCAGAAGTTGTGGGTGGTCTTCACCAACTTCTGTCTGTTCTTCTACAAGACACACCAG GACGACTTCCCCCTGGCCAGCCTTCCGCTGCTGGGCTACACGGTCAGCACCCCGGCTGAGACGGACAGTATACTTAAGGAGTACGTCTTCAAGCTTCAGTTCAAATCCCACGTCTACTTCTTCCGGGCAGAAAGCGAGTATACCTTTGAGAG GTGGATGGAGGTGATCAAGAGTGCAGCCAACGCTACTGGCCGAATGAGTATCCTCATCCCCAGCGACCCTCCAGAGATTAACGGCAACTGA
- the farp2 gene encoding FERM, ARHGEF and pleckstrin domain-containing protein 2 isoform X2, producing MGEIEGSYRVLQTPGTRLGAQRNAGISTLEPGQNLSTAMARGKKGQGNGLHIRVQGLDEAQEFYDVETKADGQMLLSEVFKRCNLIESDYFGLEFMTMKMNWAWLEPMKLIVKQVRRPPNTTFRLSVKFFPPDPGQLQEENTRYLFALQVKRDLIEGRLICSDSTAALVASHLVQSEIGDYDDMADREFLKMNKVLPNQEALQDKIMELHRRHLGQTPAESDFQVLEIARKLEMYGVRFHPAADREGTKINLSVAHMGLQVFQGNTKINTFNWSKIRKLSFKRKKFLIKLHLDAHGPHQDTLEFRMPNRDQCKMFWKNCVEYHSFFRLFDQPQPKSKAILFSRGSSFRYSGRTQKQLVDFVRDNGSRRTPYQRRNSRIHMSSRSLMTDVPKKNLSFSESLRVGASPSSVNFSFHSLHASSAPPRMEPPNQPTHQQLPARPPSPPKEDPIKAAPPPHYAFQGSPTDSPQLSPFDSKSPLCLSPSFQMSTLSLPGQAPSPLQSPVLSEVGSARLEEEEEGRRKRNPTDKAYFIAKEILTTERTYLKDLEVITVWFRSAVIKENAMPEGLMNLLFSNIDPIYEFHRGFLKEVEQRLALWEGRSNAHAKGDHQRVGDVMLRNMCALKEFTSYLQKHDEVLTELEKATKRLKKLEAVYKEFELQKVCYLPLNTFLLKPIQRLMHYKLILERLCRHYPATHSDHEDCKEALNEVTEMATQLQSSLIRLENFQKLTELQRDLIGVENLTDPGREFIREGCLYKLTKKGLQQRMFFLFSDMLLYTSKGVTATNQFKVHGQLPLYGMILIVLDAPVEENENEWSVPHCFTIYSAQRTIVVAASSKAEMGKWIQDLNMAIDMSKKSHEKSDLLMDPSLSNRSNRSSDEVSLEQESEDDTHSSRSSLDKQTHHRANTTMHVCWHRNTSVSMSDHSLAVENQLSGYLLRKFKNSNGWQKLWVVFTNFCLFFYKTHQDDFPLASLPLLGYTVSTPAETDSILKEYVFKLQFKSHVYFFRAESEYTFERWMEVIKSAANATGRMSILIPSDPPEINGN from the exons ACCAAGGCTGACGGTCAAATGCTCCTGTCCGAGGTGTTTAAAAGATGCAACCTCATCGAGAGCGACTACTTTGGCCTGGAGTTCATGACCATGAAGATGAACTGG GCTTGGCTGGAACCAATGAAGCTCATTGTGAAACAAGTGAGAA GGCCCCCGAACACAACCTTCAGGTtgtcagtcaagttctttccCCCCGACCCTGGCCAACTGCAGGAGGAGAACACCAG GTACCTGTTTGCCCTGCAGGTGAAGAGAGATCTTATCGAGGGCAGGTTGATCTGCTCGGACAGCACTGCGGCCCTCGTCGCCTCTCACCTGGTACAGT CGGAGATAGGTGATTATGACGACATGGCGGACAGGGAGTTCCTGAAGATGAACAAGGTGCTGCCAAACCAGGAGGCACTCCAGGACAAGATCATGGAGCTCCACCGCAGGCATCT GGGCCAGACTCCGGCCGAGTCAGACTTCCAGGTGCTGGAGATCGCTCGTAAGCTGGAGATGTACGGCGTACGGTTCCACCCGGCAGCTGACCGCGAGGGAACCAAGATCAACCTGAGCGTGGCTCACATGGGCCTGCAGGTGTTCCAG GGAAATACCAAAATAAACACGTTCAACTGGTCCAAGATCCGCAAGCTGAGCTTCAAGAGGAAAAAGTTCCTCATCAAGCTCCACCTGGACGCTCAC ggtcCCCACCAGGACACACTGGAGTTCCGGATGCCCAACCGAGACCAGTGCAAGATGTTCTGGAAGAACTGTGTGGAGTACCACTCATTCTTCCGCCTATTTGACCAACCACAGCCCAAATCCAAAGCCATCCTCTTCAGTAGAGGCTCCTCATTTAGATACAG TGGGAGGACTCAAAAGCAGCTGGTGGACTTCGTGAGAGACAATGGATCCCGGAGGACACCCTACCAGAG GAGGAACAGCAGAATCCACATGTCCTCTCGCTCCCTGATGACTGACGTGCCAAAGAAG AACCTGTCGTTCAGCGAGAGCCTCAGGGTCGGGGCCTCCCCTTCCTCGGTCAACTTCTCCTTCCACTCCTTGCACGCCTCCAGTGCCCCGCCCCGGATGGAGCCCCCGAACCAGCCCACCCATCAGCAGCTGCCAGCCCGCCCACCCAGCCCCCCAAAGGAGGACCCCATCAAGgccgcccccccacctcactACGCCTTTCAAG GGTCACCCACGGACAGCCCCCAGCTGTCACCCTTTGACTCCAAGAGCCCCCTCTGCCTCTCGCCCTCCTTCCAGATGTCCACGCTGAGCCTCCCCGGCCAGGCGCCCTCGCCCCTGCAGAGCCCCGTCCTGAGCGAGGTGGGCAGTgccaggctggaggaggaggaggagggtagGAGGAAG AGGAACCCTACTGACAAGGCCTACTTCATTGCCAAAGAGATACTGACCACGGAGAGGACGTATCTGAAAGACCTGGAGGTCATTACGGTG TGGTTCCGCAGCGCTGTGATTAAGGAGAACGCCATGCCCGAGGGCCTGATGAACCTGCTCTTCTCCAACATCGACCCCATCTACGAGTTCCATCGAGGGTTCCTCAAGGAGGTCGAGCAGAGGCTGGCTCTCTG GGAGGGGCGCTCTAACGCACACGCGAAAGGGGACCACCAGAGAGTTGGCGACGTGATGCTGAGGAACATGTGTGCTCTGAAG GAGTTCACCAGCTACCTGCAGAAGCACGATGAGGTGCTGACAGAACTGGAGAAGGCCACCAAGCGGCTGAAGAAGCTGGAGGCGGTCTACAaggagtttgagctgcagaagGTCTGCTACCTGCCCCTCAACACCTTCCTGCTCAAGCCCATCCAGCGCCTCATGCACTACAAGCTCATCCTGGAACGGCTGTGCAGACACTACCCCGCTACGCACAGCGACCACGAAGACTGCAAAG AGGCCTTGAACGAGGTGACTGAGATGGCCACCCAGCTCCAGAGCAGCCTGATCCGGCTGGAGAACTTCCAGAAACTGACGGAGCTGCAGAGGGACTTGATTGGGGTCGAGAACCTCACTGACCCAGGGAGG GAGTTTATCCGGGAGGGATGCCTGTACAAGTTGACAAAGAAGGGACTGCAACAGAGGATGTTTTTCCTG ttcTCAGACATGCTGCTGTACACCAGCAAAGGGGTGACTGCTACCAACCAGTTCAAAGTTCATGGCCAGCTGCCTCTTTACGGCATGATC CTCATAGTGCTGGACGCACCG GTGGAGGAAAATGAGAATGAGTGGTCCGTGCCCCACTGCTTCACCATCTACTCTGCGCAGAGGACCATCGTGGTGGCCGCCAG CTCCAAAGCAGAGATGGGGAAGTGGATCCAGGACCTGAACATGGCAATTGACATGTCCAAGAAGTCCCATGAAAAATCTGATCTCCTCATGGACCCCAGCCTGTCCAATCGCTCTAACA GGTCGTCAGACGAGGTTTCTCTGGAGCAGGAGTCTGAGGATGACACGCACTCCTCCCGCAGTTCCCTGGACAAGCAGACACACCACCGTGCCAACACCACCATGCACGTGTGCTGGCACCGCAACACCAGTGTCTCCATGTCCGACCACAGCCTGGCCGTGGAg AACCAACTATCCGGGTACCTCTTGAGGAAGTTCAAGAACAGCAACGGCTGGCAGAAGTTGTGGGTGGTCTTCACCAACTTCTGTCTGTTCTTCTACAAGACACACCAG GACGACTTCCCCCTGGCCAGCCTTCCGCTGCTGGGCTACACGGTCAGCACCCCGGCTGAGACGGACAGTATACTTAAGGAGTACGTCTTCAAGCTTCAGTTCAAATCCCACGTCTACTTCTTCCGGGCAGAAAGCGAGTATACCTTTGAGAG GTGGATGGAGGTGATCAAGAGTGCAGCCAACGCTACTGGCCGAATGAGTATCCTCATCCCCAGCGACCCTCCAGAGATTAACGGCAACTGA
- the farp2 gene encoding FERM, ARHGEF and pleckstrin domain-containing protein 2 isoform X1, protein MGEIEGSYRVLQTPGTRLGAQRNAGISTLEPGQNLSTAMARGKKGQGNGLHIRVQGLDEAQEFYDVETKADGQMLLSEVFKRCNLIESDYFGLEFMTMKMNWAWLEPMKLIVKQVRRPPNTTFRLSVKFFPPDPGQLQEENTRYLFALQVKRDLIEGRLICSDSTAALVASHLVQSEIGDYDDMADREFLKMNKVLPNQEALQDKIMELHRRHLGQTPAESDFQVLEIARKLEMYGVRFHPAADREGTKINLSVAHMGLQVFQGNTKINTFNWSKIRKLSFKRKKFLIKLHLDAHGPHQDTLEFRMPNRDQCKMFWKNCVEYHSFFRLFDQPQPKSKAILFSRGSSFRYSGRTQKQLVDFVRDNGSRRTPYQRRNSRIHMSSRSLMTDVPKKNLSFSESLRVGASPSSVNFSFHSLHASSAPPRMEPPNQPTHQQLPARPPSPPKEDPIKAAPPPHYAFQGSPTDSPQLSPFDSKSPLCLSPSFQMSTLSLPGQAPSPLQSPVLSEVGSARLEEEEEGRRKRNPTDKAYFIAKEILTTERTYLKDLEVITVWFRSAVIKENAMPEGLMNLLFSNIDPIYEFHRGFLKEVEQRLALWEGRSNAHAKGDHQRVGDVMLRNMCALKEFTSYLQKHDEVLTELEKATKRLKKLEAVYKEFELQKVCYLPLNTFLLKPIQRLMHYKLILERLCRHYPATHSDHEDCKEALNEVTEMATQLQSSLIRLENFQKLTELQRDLIGVENLTDPGREFIREGCLYKLTKKGLQQRMFFLFSDMLLYTSKGVTATNQFKVHGQLPLYGMILIVLDAPVEENENEWSVPHCFTIYSAQRTIVVAASSKAEMGKWIQDLNMAIDMSKKSHEKSDLLMDPSLSNRSNTGSSDEVSLEQESEDDTHSSRSSLDKQTHHRANTTMHVCWHRNTSVSMSDHSLAVENQLSGYLLRKFKNSNGWQKLWVVFTNFCLFFYKTHQDDFPLASLPLLGYTVSTPAETDSILKEYVFKLQFKSHVYFFRAESEYTFERWMEVIKSAANATGRMSILIPSDPPEINGN, encoded by the exons ACCAAGGCTGACGGTCAAATGCTCCTGTCCGAGGTGTTTAAAAGATGCAACCTCATCGAGAGCGACTACTTTGGCCTGGAGTTCATGACCATGAAGATGAACTGG GCTTGGCTGGAACCAATGAAGCTCATTGTGAAACAAGTGAGAA GGCCCCCGAACACAACCTTCAGGTtgtcagtcaagttctttccCCCCGACCCTGGCCAACTGCAGGAGGAGAACACCAG GTACCTGTTTGCCCTGCAGGTGAAGAGAGATCTTATCGAGGGCAGGTTGATCTGCTCGGACAGCACTGCGGCCCTCGTCGCCTCTCACCTGGTACAGT CGGAGATAGGTGATTATGACGACATGGCGGACAGGGAGTTCCTGAAGATGAACAAGGTGCTGCCAAACCAGGAGGCACTCCAGGACAAGATCATGGAGCTCCACCGCAGGCATCT GGGCCAGACTCCGGCCGAGTCAGACTTCCAGGTGCTGGAGATCGCTCGTAAGCTGGAGATGTACGGCGTACGGTTCCACCCGGCAGCTGACCGCGAGGGAACCAAGATCAACCTGAGCGTGGCTCACATGGGCCTGCAGGTGTTCCAG GGAAATACCAAAATAAACACGTTCAACTGGTCCAAGATCCGCAAGCTGAGCTTCAAGAGGAAAAAGTTCCTCATCAAGCTCCACCTGGACGCTCAC ggtcCCCACCAGGACACACTGGAGTTCCGGATGCCCAACCGAGACCAGTGCAAGATGTTCTGGAAGAACTGTGTGGAGTACCACTCATTCTTCCGCCTATTTGACCAACCACAGCCCAAATCCAAAGCCATCCTCTTCAGTAGAGGCTCCTCATTTAGATACAG TGGGAGGACTCAAAAGCAGCTGGTGGACTTCGTGAGAGACAATGGATCCCGGAGGACACCCTACCAGAG GAGGAACAGCAGAATCCACATGTCCTCTCGCTCCCTGATGACTGACGTGCCAAAGAAG AACCTGTCGTTCAGCGAGAGCCTCAGGGTCGGGGCCTCCCCTTCCTCGGTCAACTTCTCCTTCCACTCCTTGCACGCCTCCAGTGCCCCGCCCCGGATGGAGCCCCCGAACCAGCCCACCCATCAGCAGCTGCCAGCCCGCCCACCCAGCCCCCCAAAGGAGGACCCCATCAAGgccgcccccccacctcactACGCCTTTCAAG GGTCACCCACGGACAGCCCCCAGCTGTCACCCTTTGACTCCAAGAGCCCCCTCTGCCTCTCGCCCTCCTTCCAGATGTCCACGCTGAGCCTCCCCGGCCAGGCGCCCTCGCCCCTGCAGAGCCCCGTCCTGAGCGAGGTGGGCAGTgccaggctggaggaggaggaggagggtagGAGGAAG AGGAACCCTACTGACAAGGCCTACTTCATTGCCAAAGAGATACTGACCACGGAGAGGACGTATCTGAAAGACCTGGAGGTCATTACGGTG TGGTTCCGCAGCGCTGTGATTAAGGAGAACGCCATGCCCGAGGGCCTGATGAACCTGCTCTTCTCCAACATCGACCCCATCTACGAGTTCCATCGAGGGTTCCTCAAGGAGGTCGAGCAGAGGCTGGCTCTCTG GGAGGGGCGCTCTAACGCACACGCGAAAGGGGACCACCAGAGAGTTGGCGACGTGATGCTGAGGAACATGTGTGCTCTGAAG GAGTTCACCAGCTACCTGCAGAAGCACGATGAGGTGCTGACAGAACTGGAGAAGGCCACCAAGCGGCTGAAGAAGCTGGAGGCGGTCTACAaggagtttgagctgcagaagGTCTGCTACCTGCCCCTCAACACCTTCCTGCTCAAGCCCATCCAGCGCCTCATGCACTACAAGCTCATCCTGGAACGGCTGTGCAGACACTACCCCGCTACGCACAGCGACCACGAAGACTGCAAAG AGGCCTTGAACGAGGTGACTGAGATGGCCACCCAGCTCCAGAGCAGCCTGATCCGGCTGGAGAACTTCCAGAAACTGACGGAGCTGCAGAGGGACTTGATTGGGGTCGAGAACCTCACTGACCCAGGGAGG GAGTTTATCCGGGAGGGATGCCTGTACAAGTTGACAAAGAAGGGACTGCAACAGAGGATGTTTTTCCTG ttcTCAGACATGCTGCTGTACACCAGCAAAGGGGTGACTGCTACCAACCAGTTCAAAGTTCATGGCCAGCTGCCTCTTTACGGCATGATC CTCATAGTGCTGGACGCACCG GTGGAGGAAAATGAGAATGAGTGGTCCGTGCCCCACTGCTTCACCATCTACTCTGCGCAGAGGACCATCGTGGTGGCCGCCAG CTCCAAAGCAGAGATGGGGAAGTGGATCCAGGACCTGAACATGGCAATTGACATGTCCAAGAAGTCCCATGAAAAATCTGATCTCCTCATGGACCCCAGCCTGTCCAATCGCTCTAACA CAGGGTCGTCAGACGAGGTTTCTCTGGAGCAGGAGTCTGAGGATGACACGCACTCCTCCCGCAGTTCCCTGGACAAGCAGACACACCACCGTGCCAACACCACCATGCACGTGTGCTGGCACCGCAACACCAGTGTCTCCATGTCCGACCACAGCCTGGCCGTGGAg AACCAACTATCCGGGTACCTCTTGAGGAAGTTCAAGAACAGCAACGGCTGGCAGAAGTTGTGGGTGGTCTTCACCAACTTCTGTCTGTTCTTCTACAAGACACACCAG GACGACTTCCCCCTGGCCAGCCTTCCGCTGCTGGGCTACACGGTCAGCACCCCGGCTGAGACGGACAGTATACTTAAGGAGTACGTCTTCAAGCTTCAGTTCAAATCCCACGTCTACTTCTTCCGGGCAGAAAGCGAGTATACCTTTGAGAG GTGGATGGAGGTGATCAAGAGTGCAGCCAACGCTACTGGCCGAATGAGTATCCTCATCCCCAGCGACCCTCCAGAGATTAACGGCAACTGA